The following are from one region of the Desulfobacterales bacterium genome:
- a CDS encoding ABC transporter ATP-binding protein, whose product MAIVACTDVVKKYHQGKVEVSALRGVTLDIDRGEFVALAGPSGSGKTTLLNMIGGLDRADSGRIVVDGNDYGAMTQGELAQLRLHKIGFVFQSYNLIPVLSALENVEYVMLLQGVAVKERRARARAILDEVGLGEMYDRRPAELSGGQQQRVAVARAIVAEPAIVLADEPTANLDSETGRGLLEMMLEMNEKKQVTFIFSTHEEMVMDHARRLVRIKDGRVAADRIKQGKGMAAGSYHENGTG is encoded by the coding sequence ATGGCCATTGTTGCATGCACTGATGTCGTAAAAAAGTATCACCAGGGCAAGGTCGAGGTGTCGGCCCTGCGCGGGGTGACCCTGGATATCGACCGGGGGGAATTCGTGGCCCTGGCCGGGCCGTCGGGCTCGGGCAAGACCACCCTGCTTAACATGATCGGTGGTCTGGATCGTGCCGATAGCGGCCGGATCGTGGTGGATGGCAACGACTATGGCGCCATGACCCAGGGGGAGCTGGCCCAACTCCGCCTGCATAAGATCGGTTTCGTGTTTCAGTCCTATAACCTGATCCCGGTGCTGTCGGCCCTGGAAAATGTGGAATATGTGATGCTCCTCCAGGGGGTGGCGGTCAAGGAGCGGCGGGCCCGGGCCCGGGCGATTCTCGACGAGGTGGGGCTGGGCGAGATGTATGACCGGCGGCCGGCCGAGCTGTCCGGCGGTCAGCAGCAGCGGGTGGCGGTGGCCCGGGCCATTGTGGCCGAGCCGGCCATTGTCCTGGCCGACGAGCCCACTGCCAATCTCGATTCCGAGACCGGCCGCGGGCTGCTGGAGATGATGCTGGAGATGAACGAAAAGAAACAGGTCACCTTTATCTTCTCCACCCATGAAGAAATGGTAATGGACCATGCCCGGCGGCTGGTGCGGATCAAGGACGGCCGGGTGGCGGCCGACCGGATCAAGCAGGGAAAAGGAATGGCGGCTGGTTCTTATCATGAAAATGGAACCGGGTAA
- a CDS encoding ABC transporter permease, with protein MYLQLAWRNIWRNPRRTAVIMLAIIVGVWSMIFLGAFMRGMLVVMVDNGIATLTGHIQVLQKDYPDDPAIDNSIRDPDQVERVLRDNLPIGSRWTARVRVNAIAANARHSTGITMVGIEPAREAAVSFIGQPIYQGRFLKKNDPTGILVGRALLDEFGTKPGRKLILMSQDTTGEIASRAFRIVGVFRAELEATEKQFVFITITAARKMLRMGSAISEIAVILPPGQDLAAVTDRLRAVLPADDYAVRNWHQLLPMLYAYLEMFDMYTYIWFLVVFVAMGFGIVNSTLMAVYERMREFGLLKALGQRPGRIIIGVLTETFFILVLGLLAGNLLGLISVAALAPAGIDLSALAAGAEYAGMPRVIHPVLNGRDLMVADLVVFVLGLLVAVYPAIKAARFTPVEAMMHN; from the coding sequence ATGTACCTGCAACTGGCCTGGCGTAACATCTGGCGCAACCCCCGGCGCACGGCGGTGATCATGCTGGCGATCATCGTCGGGGTCTGGAGCATGATATTCCTGGGCGCCTTTATGCGCGGCATGCTGGTGGTGATGGTTGACAACGGCATTGCCACCCTGACCGGCCATATCCAGGTGCTTCAGAAGGATTATCCGGATGATCCGGCGATTGACAACAGCATCAGGGACCCGGACCAGGTGGAAAGGGTGCTCCGGGACAACCTGCCGATCGGTTCCCGATGGACGGCCCGGGTGCGGGTCAACGCTATTGCCGCCAATGCCCGCCACTCCACCGGCATCACCATGGTGGGGATCGAGCCGGCCCGGGAAGCTGCTGTCTCCTTTATCGGCCAGCCCATCTACCAGGGCCGGTTTCTCAAGAAAAACGATCCCACCGGCATCCTGGTGGGCCGGGCCCTGCTCGATGAGTTCGGGACAAAACCGGGCCGCAAGCTGATCCTGATGTCCCAGGATACAACCGGCGAGATCGCCTCCCGCGCCTTCCGGATTGTCGGTGTGTTCCGGGCCGAACTCGAGGCCACGGAAAAGCAGTTTGTTTTCATCACCATCACCGCGGCCCGGAAGATGCTGCGGATGGGGTCAGCCATATCCGAGATCGCGGTTATCCTGCCGCCGGGGCAGGACCTGGCGGCGGTCACCGACAGGCTCCGGGCTGTTCTCCCTGCGGACGACTATGCGGTGCGGAACTGGCACCAGCTGTTGCCGATGCTGTACGCCTACCTGGAGATGTTCGACATGTACACCTATATCTGGTTCCTGGTGGTGTTCGTTGCCATGGGGTTCGGGATCGTCAACAGCACCCTGATGGCAGTCTATGAGCGGATGCGGGAGTTCGGCCTGCTCAAGGCCCTGGGCCAGCGGCCGGGCCGGATTATCATCGGGGTGCTGACCGAGACTTTTTTTATTCTGGTCCTCGGGTTGCTGGCCGGCAATCTGCTCGGCCTTATCAGCGTGGCTGCCCTGGCGCCCGCCGGGATCGATCTCTCGGCCCTGGCCGCTGGCGCCGAATATGCGGGCATGCCCCGGGTGATCCATCCGGTGCTCAACGGCCGGGATCTGATGGTGGCCGACCTGGTGGTGTTCGTGCTCGGCCTGCTGGTTGCCGTCTACCCGGCGATCAAGGCGGCCAGGTTCACCCCGGTGGAGGCGATGATGCATAATTGA